A single window of Candidatus Polarisedimenticolaceae bacterium DNA harbors:
- the lpxA gene encoding acyl-ACP--UDP-N-acetylglucosamine O-acyltransferase, with translation MSEAWIDPRAVVHEDASIGADAFIGPFCVVGAEATVGDRTRLESHVVLDGRITLGPDNVVAPFASLGGPPQDLKYKGEPTSLEIGSGNQIREYVTISRGTSAGGGVTRIGDGNLLMAYTHIGHDCRIGSRIVFANAATLAGHVEVGDDATVGAACGVHQFVRIAKHAFIGGYSTIPQDALPFVITAGNRASSHGINLVGMKRRGYPPPTIEAIKRCYMTLFRSKRLLADAIAEVEAESGSIPEVAYFLEFVKSTKRGILR, from the coding sequence GTGAGCGAAGCCTGGATCGATCCCCGCGCGGTCGTCCACGAGGACGCCTCGATCGGGGCCGACGCGTTCATCGGGCCGTTCTGCGTCGTCGGAGCCGAGGCGACGGTCGGCGATCGCACGCGGCTCGAGTCCCACGTCGTCCTCGACGGAAGGATCACGCTCGGCCCGGACAACGTCGTCGCGCCGTTCGCCAGCCTCGGCGGCCCGCCGCAAGACCTCAAATACAAGGGCGAGCCGACGTCGCTCGAGATCGGGTCGGGGAACCAGATCCGCGAGTACGTCACGATCAGCCGCGGGACGTCGGCCGGCGGCGGCGTGACGCGGATCGGCGACGGCAACCTGCTCATGGCGTACACGCACATCGGTCACGATTGCCGGATCGGCAGCCGCATCGTCTTCGCCAACGCGGCGACCCTCGCCGGACACGTCGAGGTCGGCGACGACGCCACCGTCGGCGCCGCGTGCGGCGTCCACCAGTTCGTCCGGATCGCGAAGCACGCCTTCATCGGCGGCTACTCGACGATCCCGCAGGACGCGCTGCCGTTCGTCATCACCGCCGGCAACCGCGCCTCGAGCCACGGGATCAACCTCGTCGGCATGAAGCGCCGCGGGTACCCGCCTCCGACGATCGAGGCGATCAAGCGCTGCTACATGACTCTCTTCCGCTCGAAGAGGCTCCTCGCCGATGCGATCGCCGAGGTCGAGGCGGAGAGCGGGTCCATCCCGGAGGTCGCCTACTTCCTCGAGTTCGTGAAGTCGACGAAGCGGGGGATCCTCCGATGA
- the fabZ gene encoding 3-hydroxyacyl-ACP dehydratase FabZ: MDIRAILERIPHRYPFVLVDRVVEVTPRQRIVAIKNVTYDEPFFPGHFPGAPVMPGVLILESLAQTGALLLFDEVPDRGSKLVYFAGIDGARFRRPVVPGDQLRLTMEIVKMRARTCKMKGIATVEGEMAAEAEIMSALVER; encoded by the coding sequence ATGGACATCCGGGCGATCCTGGAGAGGATCCCCCACCGGTACCCGTTCGTGCTCGTCGACCGGGTCGTCGAGGTCACCCCTCGCCAGAGGATCGTGGCGATCAAGAACGTGACCTACGACGAGCCGTTCTTCCCGGGGCATTTCCCGGGTGCGCCGGTCATGCCGGGCGTTCTCATCCTCGAGTCGCTCGCCCAGACCGGGGCGCTCCTGCTCTTCGACGAGGTTCCCGACCGCGGATCGAAGCTCGTCTACTTCGCGGGAATCGACGGCGCCCGCTTCCGGCGGCCGGTCGTCCCCGGCGACCAGCTCCGTCTCACGATGGAGATCGTGAAGATGCGGGCGAGGACCTGCAAGATGAAGGGCATCGCCACCGTTGAAGGCGAGATGGCGGCCGAGGCGGAGATCATGTCCGCGCTGGTCGAGAGGTGA